Genomic segment of Nitrospirota bacterium:
TACAGCGACTACGGCAAGCAAATGTACGGCGAAGCCCTCCGCAGGCGGAGGCTCCATAACCCCCTGCTCCGGGAGTTCCTCTCCCACCGGGACCCGGACACATGGCTTGCCTTTTTCGGCGGCGAGACCGCGGAGGCGGTGGCCCGGGACATGCAGAAGGAGGGAGGGCTTCTTACGGCGCGGGACTTGAGAGAGTACCAGGTGAAGGAGAGGAAAACCCTGAGGGCCGTCTACCGGGGGTATGAGGTCCATACGAACCCTCCTCCCTCCGTGGGCGGGCCCACCGTCCTGGCAGCCCTGGGCTTTCTGGAAAGGAAGCCCTATCCCTCGGAAAGCCCGGAGGAGGCGATCAGGAGGGCGGAGGCCATGGACCTCATGAACAGGCTCAGGGGGGCCGCGGGGGGCACCACGCACGTCAGCATCGTCGACGAGCAGGGCAACGCCGCCTCCATGAGCTCCTCAAACGGCTCCAATTCGGGCTGTTTCTACGCCGACACCGGCATCATGCTCAATAACATGATGGGCGAGGAAGACCTCCATCCGCAGGGGTTCTACGCAGTGCCCGCCGGAGAGAGGGTGGACTCCATGATGGCGCCCACCCTCATCCGGACGCGGGAGGGAGCGGTGGCCGCCGTCCTGGGAAGCGGCGGGAGCAAGCGCATCAAGACCGCCATGCTCCAGGTCATCCTCAACCTCGTAGACCGCGGCATGGACGCCCGCCGGGCCGTCGAGGCGCCCCGGATGCACCTGGAGGAGGACGGCGTGCTTCACCTGGAGCCCGGCTTCCCGAGACCGGTCCTGGCCGCCCTCAGCCGGCGCTTCCGGTGCAACGAGTGGAAGGAAACCGACCTTTACTTCGGCGGCGTACACGCCGTCACCGGTAAATTCACGGGATGCGGCGACCCCCGCAGGGGCGGACATTTCGAGAGCGCAGCCTAGTCCTCTCGCTTTCCATGTGGCGCTTCTCTTCCCGCTCCTGGTATATGGGGCAGTCCCAATAAGCGTCCAGGCACCAGGCGACAATCTTTCTTACGCCTTCTTCGTCCGCCCTCTTGCAGTAGCACGTCGCCGAGGGGTCCTTGATGAAGGGGCAATGCCTCCTGTATATGCTGTTTTTCTCTTTCCCGTTCTCCGGCATGTCCCGCACCTCCTTCCCGGTGTTCTGCCCCTTGCACATCAAGGTCCGTGCCAGGGGAGGCCGGGAGGAGGCGAAACGCCTTTTCGCGAGCGGTGACGGCAGGTTGCGGGGATGACCCGGCTCCGCGCCCCGGGCGGGGGACGTTCAGAGGCGTCAGGGCGTCAGCTTACACTCTGTCAGGCTGGACGGCCGGGAGG
This window contains:
- a CDS encoding gamma-glutamyltransferase, with translation MRGAVASGHPLTTRAATETLRRGGNAFDAAVAAGFAASVAEPILTSLGGGGFLLGHAAPEDRDVLVDFFVTAPGLGAPAGARPVLIPIEVNFRFATQVFHVGAGSVAVPGMLRGLLHLHGRFCTMDIQDIVLPALRELERGVEVSDFQHYAIGLLAPILTYSDYGKQMYGEALRRRRLHNPLLREFLSHRDPDTWLAFFGGETAEAVARDMQKEGGLLTARDLREYQVKERKTLRAVYRGYEVHTNPPPSVGGPTVLAALGFLERKPYPSESPEEAIRRAEAMDLMNRLRGAAGGTTHVSIVDEQGNAASMSSSNGSNSGCFYADTGIMLNNMMGEEDLHPQGFYAVPAGERVDSMMAPTLIRTREGAVAAVLGSGGSKRIKTAMLQVILNLVDRGMDARRAVEAPRMHLEEDGVLHLEPGFPRPVLAALSRRFRCNEWKETDLYFGGVHAVTGKFTGCGDPRRGGHFESAA